The proteins below come from a single Chryseobacterium bernardetii genomic window:
- a CDS encoding alkaline phosphatase translates to MKLSKILGLLALAIFSENQAQNYLNYNVGNAHSHNDYMQEIPFWQAYYANFGSIEADVFLVKGKLWVAHTEKELSADRTLESLYLDNISKQIKLNKGNIYKDTSKKLQLLIDIKQDYKTTLAALVNTLKKYPEITGNSGVKIVITGGRPQPADFKNYPSYLYFDGDLNKDYSADQLKRIGMFSADLPELVKWNGKGIPRDEETEKIKRAVDKAHTQQKPMRFYGAPDFPNAWVNLMDMGADYINTDHIPDLKKFMNTIPKNFYKNTREYATYTPTYKTDGVSKKVKNVILLIPDGTSLPQYYAAFTANKGKLNVFNMKSTGLSKTNSSNAYVTDSAPGSTAFATGVKTKNTFVGVDAAGKALAQIPDIIAAKGLVSGLISTGDVTDATPADFYAHSDNRNSSEPILKDFAASKAKILIGGPTSGLTQETEQKLKDSKVDIYHSLKSAEKISNRTLVIDPLASQRITSGRGNWLADAFDLTLNDLKNNKKGFFMMVEASQTDGGGHSNNIEQLVTELLDFDQVVGKAMKFADENKETLVVVVGDHETGGLTLLDGSLKDGWVFGNFSTNDHTSVPSSVFAYGPNSKEFTGLFENTEIFNKIMAAYGIDK, encoded by the coding sequence ATGAAATTATCAAAAATATTGGGTTTATTGGCCCTTGCCATTTTTTCTGAAAATCAGGCACAGAATTATTTGAATTATAATGTAGGGAATGCCCATTCTCATAATGACTATATGCAGGAAATTCCTTTTTGGCAGGCATATTATGCTAACTTCGGTTCTATTGAGGCAGATGTTTTCCTTGTAAAAGGCAAGCTTTGGGTAGCCCATACAGAAAAGGAGCTTTCTGCAGACAGAACGCTGGAAAGCCTTTATCTGGATAATATTTCAAAACAGATAAAACTGAACAAAGGAAATATTTATAAAGATACAAGCAAAAAGCTGCAACTGCTGATCGATATCAAACAGGATTACAAGACAACCTTGGCTGCATTGGTTAATACACTGAAAAAGTATCCTGAAATTACAGGAAATTCAGGGGTGAAAATAGTGATTACAGGCGGAAGACCTCAGCCGGCAGATTTTAAAAATTATCCCAGCTATCTTTATTTCGATGGCGACTTGAACAAAGACTATTCTGCCGATCAGTTAAAGAGAATTGGAATGTTCAGTGCAGATTTACCGGAACTCGTAAAATGGAACGGAAAAGGAATTCCAAGAGATGAGGAAACGGAGAAGATTAAAAGAGCTGTGGATAAAGCGCATACCCAGCAGAAACCAATGCGATTCTACGGTGCGCCCGATTTTCCTAACGCATGGGTAAATCTTATGGATATGGGAGCGGATTATATCAATACAGATCATATTCCGGATCTTAAAAAGTTCATGAATACCATTCCAAAAAATTTTTATAAAAATACGAGAGAGTATGCTACCTATACCCCAACTTATAAAACTGATGGGGTTAGTAAAAAAGTAAAAAATGTAATCCTTTTGATTCCGGACGGAACTTCCTTACCACAGTATTATGCTGCGTTTACAGCCAATAAAGGGAAGCTGAATGTGTTCAATATGAAGTCTACAGGATTATCCAAAACCAATTCATCCAATGCTTATGTTACTGATTCAGCACCGGGATCTACAGCATTTGCAACAGGGGTGAAGACTAAAAATACATTTGTTGGGGTAGATGCAGCTGGAAAAGCCTTAGCACAGATTCCGGATATCATTGCTGCCAAAGGGCTGGTTTCAGGATTGATCTCCACCGGCGATGTGACAGATGCAACTCCGGCAGATTTTTACGCTCATTCTGACAACAGGAACAGTTCGGAACCCATTCTGAAAGATTTTGCGGCCTCTAAGGCTAAAATTCTTATTGGAGGCCCTACGAGTGGGTTAACACAGGAAACAGAACAGAAACTGAAGGACTCAAAAGTAGATATTTATCACAGCTTGAAATCAGCAGAGAAAATTAGCAACAGAACCTTGGTTATTGATCCTTTAGCTTCACAAAGAATAACCAGTGGAAGAGGGAACTGGCTTGCTGATGCTTTCGATCTCACTTTAAATGATCTGAAGAACAATAAAAAAGGATTCTTTATGATGGTGGAAGCTTCTCAAACTGATGGTGGCGGGCACAGTAATAATATAGAGCAATTGGTTACCGAGTTATTGGATTTTGATCAGGTGGTAGGAAAAGCTATGAAATTTGCAGATGAAAATAAAGAAACCCTGGTGGTAGTTGTCGGAGATCATGAAACAGGTGGTTTAACGCTTTTGGATGGAAGCCTTAAAGACGGCTGGGTATTCGGAAATTTCAGTACTAACGATCATACCTCTGTTCCGTCAAGTGTTTTTGCTTATGGCCCGAATTCTAAAGAGTTTACAGGACTGTTTGAAAACACAGAGATTTTCAACAAAATCATGGCTGCTTATGGCATTGATAAATAG
- a CDS encoding SusC/RagA family TonB-linked outer membrane protein: MNVFKIPVSVTYLTGRVLLIGAISASPMFLSQKKDSLKEKSIDEIVVVGYGTQKKSKVSGAVTEASLDKLTSRSLSGVGEVLQGKAPGVTVVNEGGDPNGSPKVNIRGLGGINGETPLYVVDGVVFNGTPSINPNDIQDISVLKDASAAIYGARSSGGVILITTKRGKKGNLTVDFDVKYGINQAWRLKESLNAAEFQDVMYQAFSNVGKLESLPKAFNPALYPEGRITRTDWMKEIFRTGTIQEYNMNLSGGNEKSRYFVGMNHRNLEGILLNTQAKRYNFRVNSEHKIKDWLTIGENMYYNYSDGNTADTKSGYTGAVVAAMYYPPNVPVYTPAGAFSGLPISVAGGYGDMINPVAYLKRINLRNPTHEILINPYAEITLAKDLKFRSNFSQTFKLGNVKNFTYRVLEVGKIFDTNNLEYQSNNSSTALAEQLLTYKITAGKHNFDFLGGFTFQKTIEEGFLARSYDFRSEAEVFQHLQNAADTNKEVSSYKYKQALVSYLARVNYDYAGKYILSVLGRRDGSSLVAKQNRFANYYALSGAWVVSKEDFMQNISWLSSLKLRGSYGILGNLGGISPQAVNPLMTRDNNIIFGQNPSQNIAYYATTRPNPDLKWGKSEQTNFGVDASFLHNSLSLQFDYFVKNSKDQIFNVSLPSTSTYNNQYVNAGLFQDKGYELGINYNSKKSGDFTYSIGATFSQLKNTVKQLADVDEIFINDNGVRGVLKPTRVKIGDPLYSFYGYKTGGIFQSQDEINNYRDANGQLIQPNAKPGDIKFLKKEGNTGVLSNKDFVNLGSPYPKFSYGFSYNMTWKNFDLNVFFQGVYGNKIFNGLKFISLNPGGTGQNYNMERDILNAWTPQNTNTNIPRLAQGDPSGNYSKVSDFYVEDGSYLRLKNLTIGYSLPSELYRKLDVNKVRIYITTNNLFTITKYTGFDPEVGMNSYGVDTGRYPQARSFIFGVEVGL; the protein is encoded by the coding sequence ATGAATGTATTTAAAATCCCTGTCTCGGTAACATACTTAACAGGTAGGGTATTACTTATTGGTGCAATTTCAGCTTCACCAATGTTCCTCTCTCAGAAAAAAGACAGCTTAAAAGAAAAATCTATTGACGAGATTGTTGTTGTAGGATACGGAACTCAGAAGAAAAGTAAAGTTTCCGGAGCTGTTACGGAGGCTTCGCTGGATAAACTTACTTCCAGATCTTTGTCAGGAGTAGGGGAAGTGCTTCAGGGAAAAGCTCCCGGAGTAACGGTTGTGAACGAAGGTGGAGATCCTAATGGTTCGCCTAAAGTGAATATCCGTGGTTTAGGAGGAATTAACGGAGAAACTCCTCTTTATGTTGTGGACGGAGTGGTTTTTAACGGAACACCATCTATTAATCCTAATGATATTCAGGATATCTCTGTTCTTAAAGATGCTTCTGCAGCTATTTACGGGGCAAGGTCTTCAGGAGGCGTTATCCTTATTACGACCAAAAGAGGAAAAAAAGGGAATCTTACTGTAGATTTTGACGTAAAATACGGCATTAACCAGGCATGGAGGCTGAAGGAATCTTTAAATGCTGCTGAGTTCCAGGATGTAATGTACCAGGCATTTAGCAATGTAGGAAAACTTGAAAGTTTACCGAAGGCATTTAACCCGGCTTTATATCCGGAAGGAAGAATTACCAGGACGGATTGGATGAAGGAAATATTCAGAACAGGAACCATCCAGGAATACAACATGAACCTTAGCGGCGGAAATGAGAAATCCCGGTATTTTGTAGGGATGAATCACCGGAATCTGGAGGGTATTCTTTTAAATACACAGGCAAAACGATATAATTTCAGAGTTAATTCTGAACATAAAATAAAAGACTGGTTAACCATTGGTGAGAATATGTATTATAACTATTCTGACGGAAATACTGCAGATACAAAGAGTGGTTATACGGGAGCTGTAGTGGCAGCTATGTATTATCCGCCTAACGTTCCTGTTTATACCCCGGCAGGTGCCTTTTCAGGACTGCCGATTAGTGTGGCAGGTGGATATGGGGATATGATTAATCCGGTTGCTTACCTTAAAAGAATCAATTTGAGAAATCCTACTCATGAGATTTTGATTAATCCGTATGCAGAAATTACTTTAGCAAAAGATTTAAAATTCAGATCCAACTTCTCACAAACTTTTAAACTGGGAAATGTAAAGAACTTTACCTACAGGGTGCTGGAGGTTGGAAAGATCTTTGATACCAATAATCTGGAATACCAGTCTAATAATTCTTCTACGGCTCTCGCAGAGCAGCTCCTTACCTATAAAATTACTGCTGGTAAGCATAATTTTGATTTCCTGGGCGGTTTTACCTTCCAAAAAACAATTGAAGAAGGATTTCTTGCAAGATCTTATGATTTCAGAAGCGAGGCTGAAGTTTTTCAGCATTTGCAGAATGCAGCGGATACCAATAAAGAAGTTTCCAGTTATAAATACAAGCAGGCATTGGTATCTTATCTTGCAAGAGTAAATTATGATTATGCCGGAAAATATATTCTGAGTGTATTGGGAAGAAGAGATGGCTCTTCTTTGGTAGCTAAGCAAAATCGTTTTGCCAACTATTATGCGCTTTCAGGGGCGTGGGTTGTTTCTAAAGAAGATTTTATGCAGAATATTTCATGGCTTTCAAGTCTGAAATTAAGAGGAAGTTATGGTATTCTTGGAAATCTTGGAGGAATTTCTCCCCAGGCTGTTAACCCGTTAATGACCAGAGATAACAATATTATTTTTGGACAGAACCCTTCCCAGAATATTGCTTACTATGCAACTACACGCCCTAATCCGGATCTGAAATGGGGGAAATCTGAACAAACCAACTTTGGGGTGGATGCTTCATTCCTGCACAACAGCCTGTCTCTACAGTTTGACTACTTTGTGAAAAACTCTAAAGATCAGATCTTTAATGTAAGCTTGCCAAGTACATCCACTTATAATAATCAGTATGTAAATGCCGGGTTATTCCAGGATAAAGGATATGAATTGGGAATCAATTATAACAGCAAAAAATCAGGTGATTTTACTTATTCTATCGGAGCAACCTTTAGTCAACTAAAAAATACGGTGAAGCAATTGGCGGATGTGGATGAGATATTTATCAATGATAACGGAGTGAGGGGAGTATTGAAGCCTACCCGCGTAAAGATAGGAGATCCGCTTTATTCTTTCTATGGATATAAAACAGGAGGAATTTTTCAGTCTCAGGATGAAATCAATAATTACAGAGATGCTAACGGTCAGCTTATCCAGCCCAATGCTAAGCCGGGGGACATTAAGTTCCTGAAAAAAGAAGGAAATACAGGTGTTCTCAGTAACAAGGATTTTGTAAACCTTGGAAGCCCGTACCCTAAATTCTCTTACGGATTTTCTTATAATATGACCTGGAAAAACTTTGATCTGAATGTATTCTTCCAGGGAGTATACGGAAATAAGATTTTCAACGGACTGAAGTTTATTTCCCTGAACCCGGGAGGAACAGGACAGAACTATAATATGGAAAGAGATATTCTTAATGCCTGGACACCTCAAAACACAAATACCAATATTCCAAGGTTGGCTCAGGGAGATCCAAGTGGTAACTATTCCAAAGTATCTGATTTCTACGTAGAAGATGGATCTTATTTAAGACTTAAAAACCTTACCATAGGATATTCATTGCCAAGTGAGCTTTACAGAAAACTTGATGTGAATAAAGTGAGAATTTATATAACTACCAATAACTTATTCACAATAACAAAATATACAGGTTTTGACCCTGAAGTGGGCATGAACTCTTATGGAGTGGATACTGGTAGATATCCTCAGGCCCGTTCATTCATATTCGGAGTGGAAGTAGGCTTATAA
- a CDS encoding RagB/SusD family nutrient uptake outer membrane protein gives MKFFNKIFLVSGISAMFLSCTGELDVQPEGTPTEASFWKTENDLITGANAMYKPLYGEEFYGRGLFWFINASDDMVTGRNRGEADNAKNFSSNYIASGDLETQWNKRYNVIGVANRVIRNIDNIQTSQAIKNKYLGEALFMSSRMYFELASNYGNEKAGVPIIDRNKEPDPNPIPRAANVKVNYDYIVADLKKAAELLPSQAELPASDYGRPHKAAAWALLAKVYLFMKDWDNAAYWANEVITKGNRNLLTNFADVFKAENNYSTEYIWSVPSTTKFTGWGSILPGVMLENKGWGEYNGWGYFQPTKELYDEFEAGDLRRSVTILKEGDQFTFNGTVRTYASSNSVTKAQFNKYMDAFKYSLKDGHVNSNGDYPCTDLAVPIMRYAEVILIKAEALIMQGKSADTEINMIRKRAGLAPKTGCTLADLKHERRCELAGEWADRHRDLVRWGDAQAAYAQSLHGMDGKQVWAPRNFNPAVHNVWAVPQVEIVNSHGVIKQNEGW, from the coding sequence ATGAAATTTTTCAATAAAATATTTTTAGTATCAGGAATATCCGCAATGTTTTTGTCATGTACAGGAGAACTGGATGTTCAACCGGAAGGAACTCCTACTGAAGCCAGTTTCTGGAAAACGGAAAATGACCTGATTACAGGAGCTAATGCCATGTATAAACCTTTGTATGGAGAAGAGTTTTATGGAAGAGGTCTTTTCTGGTTCATTAACGCAAGTGATGATATGGTGACCGGGAGAAACAGAGGAGAAGCAGATAATGCAAAGAACTTCAGCAGTAACTATATTGCATCCGGTGACCTGGAGACCCAATGGAATAAAAGATACAATGTAATCGGAGTAGCCAATCGTGTGATCCGCAATATTGATAATATCCAGACTTCCCAGGCGATCAAAAACAAATACCTGGGGGAAGCTTTATTCATGAGCAGTAGAATGTATTTTGAATTAGCATCTAATTACGGAAATGAGAAAGCTGGAGTTCCTATTATCGACCGTAATAAAGAGCCTGATCCTAACCCGATTCCAAGGGCTGCCAATGTTAAGGTGAACTACGACTATATTGTTGCAGATCTGAAAAAGGCTGCAGAACTATTGCCAAGCCAGGCTGAACTTCCTGCAAGTGATTACGGAAGGCCTCATAAAGCTGCTGCATGGGCATTGTTGGCAAAAGTATATCTGTTTATGAAAGATTGGGACAATGCTGCATACTGGGCTAATGAAGTAATCACAAAAGGAAACAGAAATCTTCTGACCAACTTTGCCGATGTTTTCAAGGCTGAAAATAATTATAGTACAGAATACATCTGGTCAGTTCCAAGTACAACTAAGTTTACAGGATGGGGAAGTATCCTTCCGGGAGTAATGCTGGAGAATAAAGGCTGGGGAGAATATAATGGCTGGGGATATTTTCAGCCTACAAAAGAACTATATGATGAATTTGAAGCCGGAGACCTTAGGAGAAGCGTAACTATTCTAAAAGAAGGAGATCAGTTTACCTTTAATGGAACAGTAAGAACTTATGCCTCCTCGAACTCTGTAACGAAAGCCCAGTTCAACAAATATATGGATGCCTTCAAATACTCACTGAAGGATGGGCATGTAAATTCCAACGGAGATTATCCATGTACAGATCTTGCGGTTCCTATTATGCGTTATGCTGAGGTAATCCTTATTAAGGCTGAAGCTTTAATTATGCAGGGTAAGTCTGCAGATACCGAGATCAATATGATTCGGAAACGTGCAGGTTTAGCTCCTAAAACAGGCTGTACGCTGGCAGACCTGAAACATGAAAGACGTTGTGAGCTTGCTGGTGAATGGGCAGACAGGCATAGAGATCTTGTACGTTGGGGAGATGCACAGGCAGCATATGCCCAGTCTCTCCACGGAATGGATGGAAAGCAGGTTTGGGCACCACGAAATTTCAATCCGGCTGTTCATAATGTTTGGGCAGTTCCGCAGGTAGAAATTGTAAACAGCCACGGTGTTATTAAGCAAAACGAAGGCTGGTAA
- a CDS encoding SDR family oxidoreductase, with amino-acid sequence MTIIITGTSSGIGFALAEYFGKKGHKVYGLSRKHTESQYFRSIPTDVTDNTAVQNAVAEVLKSETRIDILINNAGMGMVGAVEDSTKEDILKLFSLNLAGPVQMMSAVLPTMRTQQFGKIINVSSIGSEMGLPFRGFYSASKSALDKVTEAMRYEVYPWNIEVCSLHLGDIKTNIADNRVIAKVSQPYKNVFDKVYALMNAHVDEGTEPLEVAEYIEKLLGKNRWKAHYYFGKFGQKIGVPLKWILPQGTYENLMKKYNKLS; translated from the coding sequence ATGACCATTATCATCACAGGAACCTCGTCAGGAATTGGATTTGCTTTGGCCGAATACTTCGGTAAAAAAGGGCACAAAGTATATGGTTTAAGCCGAAAACATACAGAAAGTCAATATTTCAGATCTATCCCTACAGATGTTACCGATAATACTGCTGTTCAGAATGCTGTTGCTGAGGTACTTAAATCTGAAACCAGAATTGATATCCTGATCAACAATGCCGGAATGGGAATGGTAGGTGCCGTTGAAGATTCCACCAAAGAAGATATCCTTAAACTGTTCAGTCTTAACCTGGCTGGCCCTGTTCAGATGATGAGCGCGGTTCTTCCTACGATGAGGACACAGCAGTTCGGAAAGATCATCAATGTATCCAGTATCGGAAGTGAAATGGGACTGCCGTTCCGCGGGTTCTACTCTGCTTCAAAATCTGCATTAGATAAAGTAACGGAAGCCATGAGATATGAAGTTTATCCATGGAATATTGAAGTATGTTCCCTGCATTTAGGTGATATTAAAACCAATATTGCAGATAACAGAGTAATTGCCAAGGTTTCCCAGCCTTACAAAAATGTTTTTGATAAGGTTTATGCTTTAATGAATGCTCATGTGGATGAGGGAACCGAACCATTGGAAGTTGCAGAATATATTGAAAAGCTTTTAGGAAAGAATAGATGGAAAGCTCATTATTATTTTGGTAAATTCGGGCAGAAAATCGGAGTTCCTTTGAAGTGGATTCTTCCGCAGGGAACTTATGAGAATTTAATGAAGAAATATAATAAACTGAGCTAG